Proteins co-encoded in one Acidimicrobiales bacterium genomic window:
- a CDS encoding HD-GYP domain-containing protein, translating to MKTENETAEREWTGRPVLARVVRVLVLAVPFVAVTAGAWRLNRQLGLPASLIEATARWAVLSVISTMVLIAIDRAARRHLPLSTLLQLSIVFPDHAPSRFKMALRRGTTKQLAQEVASLDNDSAQEAAECMMQIVSRLTAHDRLTRGHTERVRAYTDLIAAEMELLPEERLKLQWAALLHDIGKLTVPSDVLNKRAKLSDREWKRLQTHPAEGWKMVQPMRGWLGEWARGARDHHERWDGTGYPRGTNGTEISRAGRIISVADAFDVMTSVRAYKTAMDHDDARAELAACAGTQFDPDVVRAFLSASLVPKNRGRIGAWLANSPVAVQASGAASVPAAATSAVAALFAATSVMLPAMDTQPDQAAAERVVEEVTTTTTSVDDVVTTTVVPTTPTTTTADTTSTTVTVTTTTSPPRTTVRPATPAIAAVPTIPVTPTTAAPPPSTTAAPPTTTEAPIESTTTTTTTLAPSTFAGGFLGGGSGSPRALVGSVSGSGATNWDSAANTDPGITLTSGPSGLAELDAAHVAAWSLPIAADTRLVGTGSLRLHVATPDFATGPPGGLAAGISDCASGLSSCTTIASGQVIFTQDSFGADFGVATVNFGAIDYTVPAGHSLVVSMTVPQAMANDTWLAFGTADHPSQFRLT from the coding sequence GTGAAGACCGAGAACGAGACGGCCGAGCGCGAGTGGACGGGCCGACCGGTTCTCGCGCGCGTGGTGCGCGTCCTCGTTCTCGCCGTTCCTTTCGTCGCCGTCACCGCCGGGGCCTGGCGACTGAACCGGCAGCTGGGGCTACCGGCGTCGCTGATCGAGGCGACCGCCCGCTGGGCGGTGCTCTCCGTCATCTCGACGATGGTGCTGATCGCGATCGACCGGGCCGCCCGACGGCACCTCCCGCTCTCGACTCTCCTGCAACTCTCGATCGTCTTTCCCGACCACGCCCCGTCACGGTTCAAGATGGCGCTGCGACGCGGCACGACGAAACAGCTCGCCCAGGAAGTCGCGTCGCTGGACAACGACTCGGCCCAGGAAGCGGCCGAGTGCATGATGCAGATCGTCAGCCGGCTCACCGCCCACGACCGACTGACCCGCGGCCACACCGAGCGGGTCCGCGCCTACACCGACCTCATCGCGGCCGAGATGGAACTCCTCCCTGAGGAACGACTCAAGCTCCAGTGGGCGGCGCTGCTCCACGACATCGGCAAGCTCACCGTTCCCTCCGACGTCCTGAACAAGCGCGCGAAGCTCAGCGACCGCGAGTGGAAACGACTCCAGACCCATCCGGCGGAGGGTTGGAAAATGGTCCAGCCGATGCGCGGCTGGTTGGGTGAGTGGGCGCGCGGGGCGCGCGATCATCACGAACGCTGGGACGGCACCGGCTACCCGAGGGGCACGAACGGAACCGAGATCTCCCGGGCCGGCCGCATCATCAGCGTCGCCGACGCCTTCGACGTGATGACGAGCGTTCGGGCCTACAAGACCGCGATGGACCACGACGACGCCCGGGCCGAACTCGCCGCCTGCGCCGGCACGCAGTTCGACCCCGACGTGGTCCGTGCGTTTCTCTCCGCCTCGCTGGTCCCCAAGAACCGAGGTCGAATCGGCGCTTGGCTGGCCAACTCGCCTGTCGCCGTGCAGGCCAGTGGCGCAGCCAGCGTGCCGGCCGCGGCAACCTCCGCCGTCGCCGCCCTCTTCGCCGCCACGAGCGTGATGCTGCCGGCGATGGACACGCAACCCGATCAGGCTGCAGCCGAGCGAGTGGTCGAAGAGGTCACCACGACGACCACGTCCGTCGACGACGTCGTCACGACGACGGTCGTGCCCACGACCCCGACGACGACCACGGCCGACACCACCTCGACGACGGTCACCGTGACCACCACCACGAGCCCTCCCCGGACCACCGTGCGACCGGCGACCCCGGCAATCGCAGCGGTACCCACGATCCCGGTGACCCCAACCACTGCGGCCCCTCCCCCGTCGACGACGGCCGCGCCGCCGACCACGACCGAGGCCCCCATCGAGTCGACGACCACGACCACCACGACGCTGGCGCCGTCGACCTTTGCCGGCGGCTTCCTCGGCGGCGGCAGCGGGTCGCCACGAGCGCTCGTCGGTTCGGTGTCCGGGTCCGGGGCGACCAACTGGGACAGTGCCGCCAACACCGACCCCGGGATCACCCTGACATCGGGCCCGTCGGGACTCGCCGAGCTCGACGCCGCGCACGTCGCCGCCTGGTCGCTGCCGATCGCGGCCGACACGCGCCTGGTCGGCACCGGATCACTGCGGCTTCACGTGGCCACCCCTGACTTCGCCACCGGTCCGCCCGGCGGTCTCGCCGCCGGCATCTCCGACTGCGCATCAGGCCTCAGCTCGTGCACCACAATCGCAAGTGGCCAGGTGATCTTCACCCAGGACTCGTTCGGCGCCGACTTCGGCGTCGCAACGGTGAACTTCGGCGCGATCGACTACACGGTCCCCGCGGGACACAGCTTGGTCGTGAGCATGACGGTGCCCCAGGCGATGGCCAACGACACCTGGCTCGCGTTCGGCACCGCCGACCACCCCTCGCAGTTCCGTCTCACATGA
- a CDS encoding pilus assembly protein: protein MNRHGRLVRRDRRRAGRSCSGQATVEAAFMLPVVVLLALAVGQVAVVASARVIVTHSAREGARVAAVGESDGAVREAVLAGGSLRADRVAVTIDRRADTVVVTVRYRDPTDVAMVGSMIGDVELVGVAVMQRE from the coding sequence GTGAACCGGCATGGCCGGCTCGTCCGGCGCGATCGACGTCGGGCGGGCCGGTCATGCAGTGGTCAGGCGACCGTCGAGGCCGCCTTCATGCTGCCGGTGGTGGTGTTGCTCGCGCTTGCCGTCGGCCAGGTCGCTGTGGTCGCCAGCGCCCGGGTGATCGTCACCCACTCCGCCCGGGAAGGCGCACGGGTCGCCGCGGTGGGCGAGAGCGACGGCGCCGTCCGCGAGGCCGTACTCGCCGGCGGATCGCTACGGGCCGATCGCGTCGCCGTCACCATCGATCGCCGCGCCGACACCGTGGTGGTCACCGTGCGCTACCGCGACCCTACCGACGTCGCGATGGTCGGCTCGATGATCGGCGACGTCGAACTGGTCGGCGTGGCCGTCATGCAGCGCGAGTAG
- a CDS encoding DUF4244 domain-containing protein, which yields MRTEERLRHLALTMWVTMEAAARTSGRGRGDRGQATAEYALVVLGAAAVAMLLIAWATSTGKMSTLLNKVVDSVAGRIT from the coding sequence GTGAGAACCGAAGAACGTCTGCGCCATCTGGCGCTGACCATGTGGGTCACGATGGAGGCGGCCGCCCGTACCAGCGGCCGGGGCCGTGGCGACCGGGGCCAGGCCACTGCCGAGTACGCGCTCGTCGTGCTCGGCGCGGCCGCGGTGGCGATGTTGTTGATCGCCTGGGCCACCAGCACCGGGAAGATGTCAACCCTGCTGAACAAGGTGGTCGACAGCGTCGCCGGTCGGATCACGTGA
- a CDS encoding type II secretion system F family protein, whose product MILVAYVTAAMACLVLVAPWRQPSRSLRPTATVVARPARFAAAGPWWGAGVAGSALLVHPLVALVVLAWPSWRRWSTSRSRHTARHDQALRSLPETADLVGLGIGAGLSVRDSVSHAARWADDPYAGVFAEALRRAEAGETFARALDAAAGDLDPVAQPLVALLAAADTDGGAVGTALTRLGDDARRRRRSGAAARARRLPVTMLLPLVLCVLPAFGLVAVAPLVLSALGSLEIGF is encoded by the coding sequence ATGATCCTCGTCGCCTACGTCACCGCAGCAATGGCGTGTCTCGTGCTCGTTGCGCCCTGGCGGCAGCCGTCTCGCTCCCTCCGGCCGACGGCGACCGTCGTCGCTCGACCGGCCCGCTTCGCCGCCGCGGGACCGTGGTGGGGCGCCGGGGTCGCCGGGAGCGCGCTCCTCGTCCATCCGCTGGTCGCCCTCGTGGTGTTGGCGTGGCCGTCGTGGCGACGCTGGTCGACCTCGCGGTCCCGTCACACCGCCCGCCACGATCAGGCGTTGCGGTCGCTGCCCGAGACGGCCGACCTGGTCGGACTCGGCATCGGCGCCGGCCTGTCGGTGCGAGACTCGGTGAGCCACGCGGCCCGTTGGGCCGACGACCCCTACGCCGGGGTTTTCGCCGAGGCGCTGCGGCGGGCCGAGGCCGGTGAGACGTTCGCCCGGGCGCTCGACGCCGCCGCGGGCGATCTCGACCCGGTGGCGCAGCCGCTCGTAGCCCTGTTGGCCGCCGCCGACACCGACGGTGGCGCCGTCGGTACGGCGCTCACCCGGCTGGGCGACGACGCCCGCCGCCGCCGACGCAGCGGGGCGGCGGCCCGGGCCCGCCGGCTGCCGGTCACGATGCTCCTGCCGCTGGTGTTGTGCGTGCTGCCCGCCTTCGGATTGGTCGCCGTCGCACCCTTGGTTCTGAGCGCGCTCGGCAGTCTCGAGATCGGGTTCTGA
- a CDS encoding type II secretion system F family protein encodes MRWFDARARARQWQIEQLPTMLHALARAVRAGKTLPTALQSVAADATVSGPELQRAAQRVRDGARVHDEIDRWAASLAHRDADLVRAVVNTGAATGSALAASLDRAAGSLQERADLQREIAALTSQARTSALLLTVAPFAFLMVIAMVDPSVVAATLATAPGRIALVIGVVLDAAGWAWMRHQVQGVDR; translated from the coding sequence ATGCGTTGGTTCGACGCCCGGGCTCGGGCCCGACAGTGGCAGATCGAACAGTTGCCGACGATGCTGCACGCGCTGGCCCGCGCCGTACGGGCCGGGAAGACCCTGCCCACCGCCCTCCAGTCGGTGGCTGCCGATGCCACGGTGTCCGGCCCGGAGCTGCAACGGGCCGCCCAGCGAGTGCGGGATGGCGCTCGCGTGCACGACGAGATCGATCGTTGGGCCGCGTCGCTCGCGCACCGCGACGCCGATCTCGTGCGGGCGGTGGTCAACACCGGTGCGGCCACCGGCAGCGCACTGGCCGCCTCGCTCGATCGGGCGGCCGGCAGCCTCCAGGAACGAGCCGATCTGCAGCGCGAGATCGCCGCACTCACCAGTCAGGCCCGCACCTCGGCCCTCCTGCTCACCGTCGCCCCCTTCGCGTTCCTGATGGTGATCGCGATGGTCGACCCCTCGGTGGTCGCGGCCACGCTGGCCACCGCGCCCGGTCGGATCGCCTTGGTCATCGGCGTCGTGCTCGATGCCGCAGGGTGGGCCTGGATGCGTCACCAGGTCCAGGGGGTGGACCGATGA
- a CDS encoding ATPase, T2SS/T4P/T4SS family, protein MIDADLVTRIHRRLVEDGGDLRLAGEMLDAEAPLLTPDQRAEFARQIAARFSGFGAIDHLLHDPEVSEVMLNGVGPVWVERDGEVELTEVRIDADELQLLVERILAPIGRRLDPLRPWVDGRLVDGSRVNIVGPPIAPDGPCVTIRRFVVRRPTLAEFASPGVVEVLRHHVSDGATILVSGGTGAGKTTLLNALAGELPDETRVVTVEDAAELALPLANVVRLECRPPGLEGTGQVETRDLVRVALRLRPDRLLVGEVRGAEAFDLMQALNTGHRGGMSTIHANSPVDALDRLLGLVLSADAGVPASVVESQLARAIDLVVQVARATGGSRRITDVARVTGPGTVESLGVMA, encoded by the coding sequence GTGATCGACGCCGATCTGGTCACCCGCATCCATCGCCGCCTCGTCGAGGACGGTGGCGATCTGCGTCTGGCCGGCGAGATGCTCGACGCCGAGGCGCCGTTGCTGACGCCGGATCAGCGGGCCGAGTTCGCTCGCCAGATCGCGGCCCGGTTCTCCGGGTTCGGCGCGATCGACCATCTCCTGCACGACCCCGAGGTGAGCGAGGTGATGCTCAACGGTGTCGGCCCGGTGTGGGTCGAACGCGATGGCGAGGTCGAACTCACCGAGGTGCGGATCGACGCCGACGAGTTGCAGCTCCTCGTCGAGCGGATCCTCGCGCCGATCGGGCGGCGGCTCGACCCCCTGCGTCCGTGGGTCGACGGACGTCTGGTCGACGGCAGCCGGGTCAACATCGTGGGTCCGCCCATCGCCCCCGACGGACCCTGCGTCACGATCCGGCGCTTCGTCGTGCGGCGGCCGACGTTGGCCGAGTTCGCGTCCCCGGGGGTGGTCGAGGTGTTGCGCCACCACGTGAGCGACGGCGCGACGATCCTGGTGAGCGGCGGCACCGGTGCCGGCAAGACCACGCTGCTCAACGCGTTGGCCGGCGAGCTCCCCGACGAGACCCGGGTGGTCACCGTCGAGGACGCGGCCGAGCTGGCCCTGCCGCTCGCCAACGTCGTGCGGCTCGAGTGCCGTCCGCCGGGGCTCGAGGGCACCGGGCAGGTCGAGACCCGCGACCTCGTCAGGGTTGCTCTGCGGCTCCGGCCCGACCGACTCCTGGTCGGCGAGGTGCGCGGGGCCGAGGCGTTCGACCTGATGCAGGCCCTCAACACCGGCCATCGCGGTGGCATGTCCACCATCCACGCCAACTCGCCGGTCGATGCGCTCGATCGTCTGCTCGGTCTCGTGCTCTCGGCCGACGCCGGGGTGCCCGCCTCGGTGGTCGAGTCGCAGCTGGCGAGGGCGATCGACCTCGTGGTGCAGGTGGCGCGGGCAACCGGCGGGAGTCGACGGATCACCGACGTGGCCCGCGTGACCGGCCCGGGCACGGTCGAGTCCCTGGGCGTGATGGCGTGA
- a CDS encoding HAD-IB family hydrolase encodes MATPTAEPVEAAFFDLDKTVIAKAAMLAFGPRLQQEGLLNRWLVVRGLWGQIVFRYLGADEGRMQKMRETALRIAVGWEKDKISALVDNALTEVIDPLVYAEALELMESHRDAGRRVYLVSASPEEIVLPLARHLGVDDAIATRARVDADGRYTGEVEFYSAGVHKVEAIDREADLHHLDLSRSFAYSDSITDLPMLEAVGHPVAVNPDRGLLKEAETRGWEIRTFENPRPLREGSIPTPKPAVIGAGALGIGLASGAALLWRTRRQKPKRRWPF; translated from the coding sequence ATGGCGACCCCCACAGCCGAGCCGGTCGAAGCCGCCTTCTTCGATCTGGACAAGACGGTCATCGCCAAGGCGGCGATGCTCGCTTTCGGGCCGCGCCTGCAACAGGAAGGCCTGCTGAACCGTTGGCTGGTGGTGCGCGGGCTCTGGGGGCAGATCGTGTTCCGCTACCTCGGCGCCGACGAGGGCCGCATGCAGAAGATGCGCGAGACCGCGCTGCGCATCGCCGTGGGTTGGGAGAAGGACAAGATCTCCGCCCTGGTCGACAACGCCCTGACCGAGGTGATCGATCCGCTCGTCTACGCCGAGGCACTCGAACTCATGGAGTCACATCGTGATGCCGGCCGGCGGGTCTATCTCGTGTCGGCATCACCCGAGGAGATCGTGTTGCCGCTCGCTCGCCACCTCGGGGTCGACGACGCGATCGCCACCCGGGCCCGCGTCGATGCCGACGGTCGCTACACGGGTGAGGTCGAGTTCTATTCCGCCGGGGTGCACAAGGTCGAGGCCATCGACCGCGAGGCCGATCTCCATCACCTCGACCTCTCGCGCTCGTTCGCCTATTCGGACTCGATCACCGATCTGCCGATGCTCGAGGCGGTCGGCCATCCGGTGGCCGTCAATCCCGACCGGGGGCTGCTCAAGGAAGCCGAGACCCGCGGATGGGAGATCCGTACGTTCGAGAATCCCCGACCGTTGCGCGAGGGGTCGATTCCGACACCGAAACCCGCCGTGATCGGCGCCGGCGCGCTCGGCATCGGCCTGGCATCGGGTGCGGCGCTGTTGTGGCGGACCCGCCGTCAGAAGCCGAAGCGGCGCTGGCCGTTCTGA
- a CDS encoding serine hydrolase encodes MVSRRSFLVGAAALGGSLLTPGCTRDEVGESSPVTTTTTPTPTTTTTVPELWAAADFGELDALLDETDTASFVVVDGDRTIHEWYRDDTSHTQDIASAQKSVLSLLVGRAIADGLFSLDTRIDDVLGTDWTPGGQSASITVEHLLTMTSGLDDALAVVREPGVAWLYSGAFARLFDVVTRTSGRASTAKDLNDLASEWLFALVGADGAGFYERPFGGPYARFGLRCTAGDLIEIGRGVRDRSIPGVPAEWYTASFAATALNQSYGYLWWLNGQATFRLPGRERRERPGPLVPSAPSDAVAALGKDDQKLYISSATGLVVARQGGRADAGTRASLSGFDERLWALLAELRG; translated from the coding sequence ATGGTCAGTCGTCGGAGCTTCCTGGTCGGTGCCGCCGCCCTCGGCGGGTCGCTCCTCACCCCAGGGTGCACCCGAGATGAGGTTGGCGAGTCGTCCCCGGTGACGACGACCACGACGCCCACGCCCACCACCACGACGACCGTGCCCGAACTCTGGGCGGCGGCCGACTTCGGCGAGTTGGACGCCTTGCTCGACGAGACCGACACGGCGTCCTTCGTCGTCGTCGACGGGGACCGGACGATCCACGAGTGGTACCGCGACGACACGTCGCACACCCAGGACATCGCCTCGGCGCAGAAGAGCGTCCTCTCGTTGCTCGTCGGTCGGGCGATCGCCGATGGTCTCTTCTCGCTCGACACGCGGATCGACGACGTGCTCGGGACCGACTGGACGCCCGGTGGTCAGAGCGCGTCCATCACGGTCGAGCATCTCCTCACGATGACGAGCGGGCTCGACGACGCCCTCGCCGTCGTACGCGAGCCGGGCGTCGCATGGTTGTACTCCGGCGCATTCGCCCGACTCTTCGACGTGGTGACGCGAACCTCGGGGCGAGCGTCGACGGCGAAGGACCTGAACGACCTCGCCTCGGAGTGGCTCTTCGCGCTGGTCGGCGCCGACGGTGCCGGTTTCTACGAGCGCCCGTTCGGTGGGCCGTATGCCCGGTTCGGGCTGCGCTGCACGGCCGGCGACCTGATCGAGATCGGTCGCGGTGTCCGCGATCGATCGATTCCCGGCGTGCCGGCCGAGTGGTACACGGCATCGTTCGCAGCCACTGCGTTGAACCAGTCCTACGGCTATCTGTGGTGGTTGAACGGCCAGGCGACCTTCCGGCTGCCGGGTCGGGAGCGCCGGGAACGGCCCGGACCGTTGGTCCCCAGCGCGCCGTCCGACGCCGTCGCCGCGCTCGGCAAGGACGATCAGAAGCTCTACATCTCGTCCGCCACGGGACTCGTCGTCGCTCGCCAGGGCGGCCGAGCCGATGCCGGGACACGGGCGTCGCTCTCGGGATTCGACGAACGGCTGTGGGCGCTGCTCGCGGAACTGCGCGGCTGA
- a CDS encoding DUF6777-containing protein, with product MVHPDAVASIPSKKKVWPLALGVGVVLFLVGAVGAWALSSSDDDETAFEGEVFVQEAGEIFLEPADEVGPEPFASTAFASAPLPEHTAQDAPAEESTTEITTSDGRTPGLYGGSTDNTVCDPAAMIEFLVANPDKAAAWVAALNTDPDVTSLNGGLLTVDDLPTYIGGLTPVVLSHDTRVTNNGFRDGKPTPRQAVLEKGSAVLVDANGIPRARCYCGNPLTAPVPSPVSPTYTGGSPDWNIPTDLQVISPPATPSNDPLQVTPPGNPNGPLSPLSPPVYTTCPFSDAALCTEFMRVFGEATTTTTSTTSSSTTSTSTTTSTTTTTTTSTAPSGGASDPVLSDVAVRANPSDDGNCSGQVPEWRGYIVTGSYSDPDGDAGVVLTADYGDGYEDASSYTTFTGDGGSGSFEMTICTVPGNTVALILGDMLGNGSNEIRIAMP from the coding sequence ATGGTCCACCCTGACGCTGTCGCCTCCATTCCGTCGAAGAAAAAGGTGTGGCCGCTGGCCCTCGGGGTCGGCGTCGTGCTGTTCCTCGTCGGTGCCGTTGGCGCCTGGGCCTTGAGTTCCTCCGACGACGACGAGACCGCGTTCGAAGGCGAAGTCTTCGTGCAGGAAGCGGGCGAGATCTTCCTGGAACCGGCCGACGAAGTGGGGCCCGAACCCTTCGCGTCCACGGCGTTCGCGTCGGCGCCGCTGCCCGAACACACCGCCCAGGATGCTCCGGCGGAGGAGTCGACCACCGAGATCACGACGTCGGACGGGCGCACGCCGGGGCTCTACGGCGGCAGCACCGACAACACGGTGTGTGATCCGGCGGCGATGATCGAGTTCCTCGTTGCCAATCCGGACAAGGCCGCCGCCTGGGTCGCGGCGCTCAACACGGATCCCGATGTGACATCGCTCAACGGTGGGCTGCTGACCGTCGACGACCTGCCGACCTACATCGGCGGGCTGACACCGGTCGTCCTCAGCCACGACACCCGGGTGACCAACAACGGCTTTCGCGACGGCAAGCCCACCCCACGACAGGCGGTGTTGGAGAAGGGCTCAGCGGTTCTCGTCGACGCCAACGGAATCCCACGGGCGCGCTGCTACTGCGGCAACCCGCTGACGGCCCCGGTGCCCTCGCCGGTCTCCCCGACCTACACGGGCGGTTCCCCCGACTGGAACATCCCCACCGATCTCCAGGTGATCAGTCCGCCCGCCACTCCGTCGAACGATCCGCTCCAGGTCACGCCGCCCGGCAATCCCAACGGCCCGCTGTCCCCGTTGTCGCCGCCGGTTTACACGACGTGCCCCTTCAGTGATGCGGCCCTGTGTACGGAGTTCATGCGCGTCTTCGGCGAAGCCACGACCACGACGACCAGTACCACCTCCTCGTCGACCACCAGCACGAGCACGACCACCAGCACGACCACCACGACGACGACCTCCACGGCTCCTTCAGGAGGCGCGTCGGACCCGGTGTTGTCGGATGTCGCTGTCCGCGCGAACCCGAGCGACGACGGAAACTGTTCGGGCCAGGTCCCGGAGTGGCGCGGCTACATCGTCACCGGTTCGTACTCCGATCCTGATGGCGATGCCGGTGTCGTCCTCACCGCCGACTACGGCGACGGCTACGAGGATGCGAGCTCGTACACGACGTTCACCGGCGACGGTGGAAGCGGATCCTTCGAGATGACCATCTGCACGGTGCCGGGCAACACGGTGGCGCTGATCCTCGGTGACATGCTCGGGAACGGGAGCAACGAGATCCGAATCGCGATGCCGTAG
- a CDS encoding sigma-70 family RNA polymerase sigma factor has product MAKERVERDEEDLVRLYLTDIGQYPLLTKEDEVRLAQEIEGGTEARTEMETTEGELTPAKKRELRRAIQKGEAAERTFVQSNLRLVVSIAKKYQASGLPLLDLIQEGNLGLMHAVEKFDWRKGFKFSTYATWWIRQAITRGIANTGRTIRLPVHAGDTLARLQKARARLELKYGRPATLSELAIEVEMPEEKVTEALRFAAEPLSLSEPLREDGDAELGDVVEDKGADSPFESAATSLLPDEISRLLAPLDEREREILKLRFGLDRGEPRTLEEVGEHFNLTRERIRQIEARAMSKLRHPSSDTGARDLLSV; this is encoded by the coding sequence GTGGCGAAGGAACGTGTCGAGCGGGACGAAGAAGACCTGGTTCGGCTGTACCTCACCGATATCGGTCAATACCCCCTTCTCACGAAGGAGGACGAAGTCCGCCTCGCACAAGAGATCGAGGGCGGCACCGAAGCACGGACCGAGATGGAGACCACCGAGGGTGAGCTCACACCGGCCAAGAAGCGCGAACTGCGCCGTGCCATCCAGAAGGGTGAAGCCGCCGAGCGCACCTTCGTGCAGTCCAACCTGCGACTCGTCGTCTCGATCGCCAAGAAGTATCAGGCCTCCGGTCTGCCGCTGCTGGATCTCATCCAGGAGGGCAACCTCGGGCTCATGCACGCCGTCGAGAAGTTCGACTGGCGCAAGGGCTTCAAGTTCTCGACGTATGCCACCTGGTGGATCCGTCAGGCGATCACCCGTGGCATCGCCAACACCGGCCGCACCATCCGCCTCCCGGTCCACGCCGGCGACACCCTCGCCCGACTCCAGAAGGCCCGTGCTCGCCTCGAGCTGAAGTACGGCCGCCCGGCCACGCTCTCCGAGCTGGCCATCGAAGTCGAGATGCCCGAGGAAAAGGTCACCGAGGCCCTGCGCTTCGCGGCCGAGCCGCTCTCGCTGTCCGAGCCGTTGCGTGAAGACGGCGACGCCGAACTCGGCGATGTCGTCGAGGACAAGGGCGCCGACTCTCCGTTCGAGAGCGCGGCCACCTCGCTGCTGCCCGACGAGATCTCCCGCCTGCTGGCACCGCTCGACGAGCGCGAACGCGAGATCCTGAAGCTGCGCTTCGGTCTCGACCGTGGCGAGCCCCGCACCCTCGAAGAGGTCGGCGAGCACTTCAACCTCACCCGCGAGCGCATCCGTCAGATCGAAGCTCGCGCCATGTCGAAGCTGCGCCACCCGTCGAGCGACACCGGCGCCCGCGACCTCCTCAGCGTCTGA